One Artemia franciscana chromosome 6, ASM3288406v1, whole genome shotgun sequence DNA window includes the following coding sequences:
- the LOC136028021 gene encoding uncharacterized protein LOC136028021 isoform X2, whose translation MMEDPYEELANSYEVRKVQRWKQFSEAFHKRFVEGDKSSDWRKPLSDKLDDIYEFNSCYNKLLAENGLEDGDDGDEEENMADCFVEGDKSSDWRKPLSDKLDDIYEFNSSYNKLLAENGMEGGDDGDEEENMSDCDVESDVSSEKNSEFMPRTNTQQSSPGPINPIKRRAAFLQKYGPHSSNNSPPSDNIEEETFCLLKSVDGKGVKSKKVRIRASHGSIATSNVKQAVTQLSQGSVKSECLKKGSENVTASKNRKQSKDFVLIPMPPPPLTPKSAARNHRQRKPSLNVKSSSASPSLKPKAVVSIVQKKSVQLVDYSDTEMSVVSFTSRDTSSSNSRSSMSGRRRRKSCIPSSLRKRTIKYNSGDGNSSMSSVNSLFRNKMMNKGSKKIADPLTVTEKTDLNKNIKTKNFVGFSTDDNESGKTNVLHSVELVDEETESQRSRCTAENVLLGKENENETAIQSRTNLTECHTDKIEDSATLRSFSKTAGYSKQRNNEVFNLKESFTVIDNRANEIPKILASTKRINGKVSCNNIIDENDATCNIEDKSSKNKNQSGDYVRSDNSIVSSSKSKVSRTRFSKRSANNLDLTNIIPDIPSQDNSNLSSERRVTRSIRKNFDNIRRVSDIHKEDISETVTNISPDKQTTVIEKRRLIVGISEAPVSAQNNGKCKEFPICSTEDRSCNSMISKQKGKDKSRDSFQAKENGDEAVKTPSGLWKVNENKGSVLENRDAEDNDIKKRHVRKECSSSEVTVSVNSETGAVSLSQKYKRVTSVLKLKDDSTSVKGRELNDVLSLLDETILSDSSGKRITRSRLRATCTPVAALKPSSLSLSTSASLFPNETSSQSADSISVLSEAPTQIFTSVNPRKVNNKGGLTNMSECAKNGAVRTTSSTPNGVVPPQPQELSDLFSPIQSGSKNLGAAIQSNSVKVNDEANSNQLFTPQNFENCVRQAVTLILSTFIPNLAASQGQPNTEQRPASNAESLNAQQQQISSSNLAWSNLLLQNPFFTPGSISNLLSGSGLVHQPTPSLPTTLLPSIVTQGETNKKEEPISSSAKQIKEAEESPEKNGTPAYTQSLAKKKKLSHSPLPVITKKRNHAKDKGGSSLIHNKGSLQKLREEKKPQTHAAHRLRPAAVTKQTPEIGRSPVLNRKQVKLFDPENSLADLLKKRSNSLLKKKRTVSASPTYVSGSKKKNLNITSPQLYENNIKEDGQIHTRNQDLSSDVDASKLRRNSDKEKSLSVVRNKPTDQSILDTINRFKQPLDVVKYDGVPHNQSLAKTATEKRPFSPTVIAKKNLQRQKVSCVNRQDDLESPILSYNASDDNSVTLRSKGSAIVRKKAGENPQFRTPTLKKKSLSLKVSSESPQEKIHLKSPIMGSNAFGDDSGALRSRELTLVRNKSAGTLQLEVPIVEKRSLSSKVSNESQQTSPILSSNVSSDNMSLRSRRSVLKRGKSINKKKPLAPKTVNETGQVDLESSLFTSKYDYTPQRSGERSLPKEATAEKFQFRTPIAQKKTLTPKSTKKSMDDDLEGPIPNTNASEEENKSPKSRRLTTPRKCVSCSDCSSETPRQAFKDSSQFSKATKRKLWEPIESTSESGGKKIHRKRSRLVAPNLIKSSKINKNISRHHFRKQKEILKSKKKFENPKLSLRSQFPGESKQSASGTRKAKVSEERNKKAHLRDTRTTMDDLRFKTFSSRIRDLSAKTERQPLRNLSGLPSSIANALRESDSDDDDEGADFLLHL comes from the exons ATAACAAGCTTTTGGCTGAGAATGGCATGGAAGGTGGTGATGATGGTGACGAAGAAGAGAACATGTCAGACTGT GATGTTGAATCGGATGTTTCATCAGAGAAGAATTCTGAATTTATGCCAAGGACTAACACACAGCAGTCCTCGCCTGGGCCCATCAACCCAATCAAAAGACGAGCAgcatttttgcaaaaatatggacCTCACTCCTCCAACAACAGTCCACCGTCTGATAACATCGAGGAGGAgactttttgtttgttaaaatcTGTGGATGGAAAGGGTGTTAAAAGTAAGAAAGTGCGTATTCGAGCCTCTCATGGAAGTATAGCCACTTCGAATGTAAAACAGGCTGTGACTCAACTGTCGCAAGGGTCTGTTAAAAgtgaatgtttgaaaaaaggcTCTGAAAACGTCACAGCTTCAAAGAACCGTAAACAATCgaaagattttgttttaattccgATGCCTCCCCCTCCTCTTACGCCTAAAAGTGCTGCAAGAAACCATAGACAAAGAAAACCGTCACTAAATGTTAAATCGTCATCTGCTTCTCCTTCTTTGAAACCAAAAGCAGTTGTGTCAATTGTGCAGAAGAAAAGCGTTCAACTGGTTGACTATAGTGACACAGAGATGTCCGTTGTATCTTTCACCAGTCGTGATACATCTTCGTCAAACTCCCGAAGTTCTATgtcaggaagaagaagaagaaaaagttgtATTCCTTCTTCTCTTAGGAAGAGAACGATAAAATACAATTCTGGTGATGGCAACTCAAGTATGAGCAGCGTGAACAgtctttttagaaataaaatgatgaaTAAAGGAAGCAAAAAAATAGCAGACCCATTGACAGTGACAGAGAAAACTGATctgaataaaaacataaaaacaaagaatttcGTTGGATTTTCAACTGACGATAATGAAAGTGGAAAGACCAATGTATTACATAGTGTAGAGCTTGTAGATGAAGAAACAGAAAGTCAGCGTTCAAGATGTACAGCAGAGAATGTTTTGCTGGGAAAGGAGAACGAAAACGAGACTGCTATTCAGAGCAGAACCAACCTAACTGAATGTCATACTGATAAAATCGAGGATAGTGCCACTCTTCGCAGTTTTTCTAAAACTGCTGGATACAGTAAGCAAAGAAACAATGAAGTATTCAACCTTAAAGAGTCATTTACTGTCATAGACAATAGGGCAAATGAGATTCCAAAAATTCTGGCttcaacaaaaagaataaatggaAAAGTATCTTGCAACAACATCATTGATGAAAATGATGCAACTTGCAACATTGAAGATAAaagcagcaaaaataaaaaccaaagtgGAGACTATGTGCGTTCGGACAATTCTATTGTCAGCAGCtctaagtcaaaagtttcacgaacaaggTTTAGTAAACGTAGTGCGAATAATCTTGATTTAACAAACATTATACCTGATATCCCCTCTCAAGATAATAGCAATTTATCATCTGAGAGACGAGTTACTCGTTCTATCCGTAAAAATTTCGATAATATACGAAGGGTTAGTGACATTCATAAGGAAGACATCTCTGAAACAGTTACTAATATCTCCCCTGATAAGCAGACAACAGTTATAGAGAAGAGGAGACTAATCGTAGGTATCAGTGAAGCGCCAGTGAGTGCTCAGAACAACGGTAAATGTAAAGAATTTCCCATATGTTCAACCGAAGATAGAAGCTGTAACAGCATGATTTCTAAACAGAAAGGAAAAGATAAATCAAGGGACTCCTTTCAAGCCAAAGAAAATGGTGACGAAGCCGTGAAAACACCTTCTGGATTATGGaaagttaatgaaaataaaggttCAGTATTAGAAAACCGTGATGCAGAAGataatgacataaaaaaaagacatgtgaGGAAAGAGTGCAGCTCAAGTGAAGTTACTGTTTCTGTCAACAGTGAGACGGGGGCTGTTTCGCTATCACAAAAGTATAAGAGAGTCACTTCTGTGCTGAAACTGAAGGATGACTCGACTTCTGTCAAGGGCCGTGAACTTAATGACGTACTCTCGCTGTTAGATGAAACAATACTTTCTGACAGTTCTGGGAAACGTATTACTAGGTCACGCCTTCGCGCAACCTGCACACCTGTTGCAGCTTTGAAGCCTTCTTCCCTTTCATTATCAACTTCTGCATCACTGTTTCCAAATGAAACGTCTAGCCAATCGGCAGACTCAATTAGTGTGTTGTCTGAAGCTCCAACTCAAATTTTCACTAGTGTTAACCCTCGTAAAGTAAATAACAAGGGGGGCCTTACGAATATGTCAGAATGTGCTAAGAACGGGGCTGTACGGACCACAAGTAGCACACCAAACGGAGTAGTTCCCCCACAACCACAAGAGCTTAGTGATCTATTTTCACCAATTCAGTCTGGTAGTAAGAACCTCGGTGCTGCTATCCAAAGTAATTCTGTGAAAGTGAATGATGAAGCAAATTCGAATCAATTGTTTActccccaaaattttgagaattgcGTGCGACAAGCAGTAACATTGATACTGTCCACGTTTATCCCAAATTTAGCTGCGTCTCAGGGACAACCAAACACAGAGCAGAGACCAGCTTCCAATGCAGAAAGTTTAAACGCTCAGCAACAACAAATATCATCATCAAATTTAGCTTGGTCGAATCTTCTACtccaaaatccgttttttactCCTGGTAGTATATCAAATTTATTGAGTGGAAGTGGCTTAGTCCATCAGCCAACTCCTAGTTTGCCCACCACACTATTGCCTTCAATCGTCACCCAGGGTGAAacgaataaaaaagaagaaccgATTTCTTCATCTGCTAAGCAGATTAAAGAGGCTGAAGAAAGTCCAGAAAAAAATGGAACACCTGCTTACACTCAATCTttagcaaaaaagaagaagcttaGCCATAGCCCATTGCCTGTCATTACTAAGAAGCGTAATCACGCTAAAGACAAAGGTGGTTCAAGTCTAATACATAATAAAGGAAGCCTACAAAAACTTAGGGAAGAAAAAAAGCCTCAAACACATGCAGCACATCGTTTACGACCTGCTGCTGTGACAAAGCAGACACCCGAAATTGGAAGGTCACCAGTGCTTAATCGAAAGCAAGTGAAGCTTTTTGATCCGGAAAACTCCTTGGCTGACCTATTGAAAAAACGTTCTAACtctcttctaaagaaaaaaagaactgttAGTGCATCTCCTacttatgtttcaggttctaagaaaaagaatttaaatataacTTCCCCACAACTATATGAAAATAACATCAAAGAGGATGGACAAATACATACCCGCAATCAGGATCTATCTAGTGATGTTGATGCGTCAAAGCTCAGGAGAAatagtgataaagaaaaaagtttgagTGTAGTCAGAAACAAACCTACAGATCAAAGCATTTTAGATACTATAAATCGATTTAAACAGCCTCTGGATGTAGTAAAATACGATGGTGTCCCTCACAATCAAAGTTTAGCTAAAACTGCTACTGAAAAAAGGCCTTTTTCACCAACTGTTATTGCTAAGAAAAACCTACAACGTCAAAAAGTCTCCTGTGTAAATCGACAAGATGACTTAGAAAGTCCTATTTTGTCCTATAATGCATCTGATGATAACAGTGTGACTCTGAGATCTAAAGGGTCAGCAATAGTAAGGAAGAAAGCGGGTGAAAATCCTCAGTTTCGAACccccactttaaaaaaaaagtcactttCACTGAAAGTGTCGAGCGAAAGTCCACAAGAAAAAATCCACTTGAAAAGTCCCATTATGGGTTCTAATGCATTTGGTGATGATAGTGGAGCTTTGCGATCTAGAGAGTTAACCTTAGTAAGGAATAAATCAGCTGGAACACTTCAGTTGGAAGTTCCCATTGTTGAGAAAAGATCACTGtcctcaaaagtttcaaacGAAAGTCAGCAAACAAGCCCTATATTAAGCTCTAATGTATCCAGTGATAATATGTCTTTAAGATCAAGAAGGTCAGTCTTAAAACGTGGGAAGTCGATTAATAAGAAAAAGCCGCTTGCTCCAAAAACCGTAAATGAAACTGGGCAAGTTGACTTGGAAAGCTCTCTGTTCACCTCCAAATATGATTATACGCCTCAAAGATCCGGAGAAAGGTCTCTACCAAAGGAGGCAACTGCAGAGAAGTTTCAGTTCCGTACTCCGATTGCCCAGAAAAAGACTCTTACACCAAAGTCCACAAAGAAAAGTATGGATGATGACTTAGAGGGTCCTATCCCGAACACCAATGCATCCgaagaagaaaataagtctCCAAAGTCTAGAAGACTTACAACTCCCAGAAAATGTGTCAGCTGTTCCGACTGTAGTTCTGAGACTCCACGTCAAGCTTTTAAGGACTCGAGCCAGTTCAGTAAAGCAACGAAGAGGAAGCTGTGGGAGCCAATCGAGTCTACTAGTGAAAGTGGGGGAAAGAAAATTCATCGAAAAAGGTCTAGACTTGTCGCTCCTAATTTGATCAAGTCTAGTAAAATCAATAAGAACATATccagacatcattttagaaagcaaaaggaaattttgaaatcaaagaaaaaatttgaaaatccaaaGCTTAGCCTTCGGAGTCAGTTTCCTGGCGAGTCAAAACAGAGTGCTTCAGGTACAAGAAAAGCAAAAGTGAGTGAAGAGAGAAACAAGAAAGCTCACTTAAGAGATACTAGAACAACCATGGATGACCTCagatttaaaacattttcatcTCGAATTCGCGATTTATCCGCTAAGACGGAAAGACAGCCTCTCCGTAATCTGTCTGGTTTACCTTCATCAATCGCTAACGCTTTGCGCGAAAGCGATAGCGATGATGATGACGAAGGTGCCGATTTTTTGCTTCATTTGTGA
- the LOC136028021 gene encoding uncharacterized protein LOC136028021 isoform X7: MADCFVEGDKSSDWRKPLSDKLDDIYEFNSSYNKLLAENGMEGGDDGDEEENMSDCDVESDVSSEKNSEFMPRTNTQQSSPGPINPIKRRAAFLQKYGPHSSNNSPPSDNIEEETFCLLKSVDGKGVKSKKVRIRASHGSIATSNVKQAVTQLSQGSVKSECLKKGSENVTASKNRKQSKDFVLIPMPPPPLTPKSAARNHRQRKPSLNVKSSSASPSLKPKAVVSIVQKKSVQLVDYSDTEMSVVSFTSRDTSSSNSRSSMSGRRRRKSCIPSSLRKRTIKYNSGDGNSSMSSVNSLFRNKMMNKGSKKIADPLTVTEKTDLNKNIKTKNFVGFSTDDNESGKTNVLHSVELVDEETESQRSRCTAENVLLGKENENETAIQSRTNLTECHTDKIEDSATLRSFSKTAGYSKQRNNEVFNLKESFTVIDNRANEIPKILASTKRINGKVSCNNIIDENDATCNIEDKSSKNKNQSGDYVRSDNSIVSSSKSKVSRTRFSKRSANNLDLTNIIPDIPSQDNSNLSSERRVTRSIRKNFDNIRRVSDIHKEDISETVTNISPDKQTTVIEKRRLIVGISEAPVSAQNNGKCKEFPICSTEDRSCNSMISKQKGKDKSRDSFQAKENGDEAVKTPSGLWKVNENKGSVLENRDAEDNDIKKRHVRKECSSSEVTVSVNSETGAVSLSQKYKRVTSVLKLKDDSTSVKGRELNDVLSLLDETILSDSSGKRITRSRLRATCTPVAALKPSSLSLSTSASLFPNETSSQSADSISVLSEAPTQIFTSVNPRKVNNKGGLTNMSECAKNGAVRTTSSTPNGVVPPQPQELSDLFSPIQSGSKNLGAAIQSNSVKVNDEANSNQLFTPQNFENCVRQAVTLILSTFIPNLAASQGQPNTEQRPASNAESLNAQQQQISSSNLAWSNLLLQNPFFTPGSISNLLSGSGLVHQPTPSLPTTLLPSIVTQGETNKKEEPISSSAKQIKEAEESPEKNGTPAYTQSLAKKKKLSHSPLPVITKKRNHAKDKGGSSLIHNKGSLQKLREEKKPQTHAAHRLRPAAVTKQTPEIGRSPVLNRKQVKLFDPENSLADLLKKRSNSLLKKKRTVSASPTYVSGSKKKNLNITSPQLYENNIKEDGQIHTRNQDLSSDVDASKLRRNSDKEKSLSVVRNKPTDQSILDTINRFKQPLDVVKYDGVPHNQSLAKTATEKRPFSPTVIAKKNLQRQKVSCVNRQDDLESPILSYNASDDNSVTLRSKGSAIVRKKAGENPQFRTPTLKKKSLSLKVSSESPQEKIHLKSPIMGSNAFGDDSGALRSRELTLVRNKSAGTLQLEVPIVEKRSLSSKVSNESQQTSPILSSNVSSDNMSLRSRRSVLKRGKSINKKKPLAPKTVNETGQVDLESSLFTSKYDYTPQRSGERSLPKEATAEKFQFRTPIAQKKTLTPKSTKKSMDDDLEGPIPNTNASEEENKSPKSRRLTTPRKCVSCSDCSSETPRQAFKDSSQFSKATKRKLWEPIESTSESGGKKIHRKRSRLVAPNLIKSSKINKNISRHHFRKQKEILKSKKKFENPKLSLRSQFPGESKQSASGTRKAKVSEERNKKAHLRDTRTTMDDLRFKTFSSRIRDLSAKTERQPLRNLSGLPSSIANALRESDSDDDDEGADFLLHL; this comes from the exons ATAACAAGCTTTTGGCTGAGAATGGCATGGAAGGTGGTGATGATGGTGACGAAGAAGAGAACATGTCAGACTGT GATGTTGAATCGGATGTTTCATCAGAGAAGAATTCTGAATTTATGCCAAGGACTAACACACAGCAGTCCTCGCCTGGGCCCATCAACCCAATCAAAAGACGAGCAgcatttttgcaaaaatatggacCTCACTCCTCCAACAACAGTCCACCGTCTGATAACATCGAGGAGGAgactttttgtttgttaaaatcTGTGGATGGAAAGGGTGTTAAAAGTAAGAAAGTGCGTATTCGAGCCTCTCATGGAAGTATAGCCACTTCGAATGTAAAACAGGCTGTGACTCAACTGTCGCAAGGGTCTGTTAAAAgtgaatgtttgaaaaaaggcTCTGAAAACGTCACAGCTTCAAAGAACCGTAAACAATCgaaagattttgttttaattccgATGCCTCCCCCTCCTCTTACGCCTAAAAGTGCTGCAAGAAACCATAGACAAAGAAAACCGTCACTAAATGTTAAATCGTCATCTGCTTCTCCTTCTTTGAAACCAAAAGCAGTTGTGTCAATTGTGCAGAAGAAAAGCGTTCAACTGGTTGACTATAGTGACACAGAGATGTCCGTTGTATCTTTCACCAGTCGTGATACATCTTCGTCAAACTCCCGAAGTTCTATgtcaggaagaagaagaagaaaaagttgtATTCCTTCTTCTCTTAGGAAGAGAACGATAAAATACAATTCTGGTGATGGCAACTCAAGTATGAGCAGCGTGAACAgtctttttagaaataaaatgatgaaTAAAGGAAGCAAAAAAATAGCAGACCCATTGACAGTGACAGAGAAAACTGATctgaataaaaacataaaaacaaagaatttcGTTGGATTTTCAACTGACGATAATGAAAGTGGAAAGACCAATGTATTACATAGTGTAGAGCTTGTAGATGAAGAAACAGAAAGTCAGCGTTCAAGATGTACAGCAGAGAATGTTTTGCTGGGAAAGGAGAACGAAAACGAGACTGCTATTCAGAGCAGAACCAACCTAACTGAATGTCATACTGATAAAATCGAGGATAGTGCCACTCTTCGCAGTTTTTCTAAAACTGCTGGATACAGTAAGCAAAGAAACAATGAAGTATTCAACCTTAAAGAGTCATTTACTGTCATAGACAATAGGGCAAATGAGATTCCAAAAATTCTGGCttcaacaaaaagaataaatggaAAAGTATCTTGCAACAACATCATTGATGAAAATGATGCAACTTGCAACATTGAAGATAAaagcagcaaaaataaaaaccaaagtgGAGACTATGTGCGTTCGGACAATTCTATTGTCAGCAGCtctaagtcaaaagtttcacgaacaaggTTTAGTAAACGTAGTGCGAATAATCTTGATTTAACAAACATTATACCTGATATCCCCTCTCAAGATAATAGCAATTTATCATCTGAGAGACGAGTTACTCGTTCTATCCGTAAAAATTTCGATAATATACGAAGGGTTAGTGACATTCATAAGGAAGACATCTCTGAAACAGTTACTAATATCTCCCCTGATAAGCAGACAACAGTTATAGAGAAGAGGAGACTAATCGTAGGTATCAGTGAAGCGCCAGTGAGTGCTCAGAACAACGGTAAATGTAAAGAATTTCCCATATGTTCAACCGAAGATAGAAGCTGTAACAGCATGATTTCTAAACAGAAAGGAAAAGATAAATCAAGGGACTCCTTTCAAGCCAAAGAAAATGGTGACGAAGCCGTGAAAACACCTTCTGGATTATGGaaagttaatgaaaataaaggttCAGTATTAGAAAACCGTGATGCAGAAGataatgacataaaaaaaagacatgtgaGGAAAGAGTGCAGCTCAAGTGAAGTTACTGTTTCTGTCAACAGTGAGACGGGGGCTGTTTCGCTATCACAAAAGTATAAGAGAGTCACTTCTGTGCTGAAACTGAAGGATGACTCGACTTCTGTCAAGGGCCGTGAACTTAATGACGTACTCTCGCTGTTAGATGAAACAATACTTTCTGACAGTTCTGGGAAACGTATTACTAGGTCACGCCTTCGCGCAACCTGCACACCTGTTGCAGCTTTGAAGCCTTCTTCCCTTTCATTATCAACTTCTGCATCACTGTTTCCAAATGAAACGTCTAGCCAATCGGCAGACTCAATTAGTGTGTTGTCTGAAGCTCCAACTCAAATTTTCACTAGTGTTAACCCTCGTAAAGTAAATAACAAGGGGGGCCTTACGAATATGTCAGAATGTGCTAAGAACGGGGCTGTACGGACCACAAGTAGCACACCAAACGGAGTAGTTCCCCCACAACCACAAGAGCTTAGTGATCTATTTTCACCAATTCAGTCTGGTAGTAAGAACCTCGGTGCTGCTATCCAAAGTAATTCTGTGAAAGTGAATGATGAAGCAAATTCGAATCAATTGTTTActccccaaaattttgagaattgcGTGCGACAAGCAGTAACATTGATACTGTCCACGTTTATCCCAAATTTAGCTGCGTCTCAGGGACAACCAAACACAGAGCAGAGACCAGCTTCCAATGCAGAAAGTTTAAACGCTCAGCAACAACAAATATCATCATCAAATTTAGCTTGGTCGAATCTTCTACtccaaaatccgttttttactCCTGGTAGTATATCAAATTTATTGAGTGGAAGTGGCTTAGTCCATCAGCCAACTCCTAGTTTGCCCACCACACTATTGCCTTCAATCGTCACCCAGGGTGAAacgaataaaaaagaagaaccgATTTCTTCATCTGCTAAGCAGATTAAAGAGGCTGAAGAAAGTCCAGAAAAAAATGGAACACCTGCTTACACTCAATCTttagcaaaaaagaagaagcttaGCCATAGCCCATTGCCTGTCATTACTAAGAAGCGTAATCACGCTAAAGACAAAGGTGGTTCAAGTCTAATACATAATAAAGGAAGCCTACAAAAACTTAGGGAAGAAAAAAAGCCTCAAACACATGCAGCACATCGTTTACGACCTGCTGCTGTGACAAAGCAGACACCCGAAATTGGAAGGTCACCAGTGCTTAATCGAAAGCAAGTGAAGCTTTTTGATCCGGAAAACTCCTTGGCTGACCTATTGAAAAAACGTTCTAACtctcttctaaagaaaaaaagaactgttAGTGCATCTCCTacttatgtttcaggttctaagaaaaagaatttaaatataacTTCCCCACAACTATATGAAAATAACATCAAAGAGGATGGACAAATACATACCCGCAATCAGGATCTATCTAGTGATGTTGATGCGTCAAAGCTCAGGAGAAatagtgataaagaaaaaagtttgagTGTAGTCAGAAACAAACCTACAGATCAAAGCATTTTAGATACTATAAATCGATTTAAACAGCCTCTGGATGTAGTAAAATACGATGGTGTCCCTCACAATCAAAGTTTAGCTAAAACTGCTACTGAAAAAAGGCCTTTTTCACCAACTGTTATTGCTAAGAAAAACCTACAACGTCAAAAAGTCTCCTGTGTAAATCGACAAGATGACTTAGAAAGTCCTATTTTGTCCTATAATGCATCTGATGATAACAGTGTGACTCTGAGATCTAAAGGGTCAGCAATAGTAAGGAAGAAAGCGGGTGAAAATCCTCAGTTTCGAACccccactttaaaaaaaaagtcactttCACTGAAAGTGTCGAGCGAAAGTCCACAAGAAAAAATCCACTTGAAAAGTCCCATTATGGGTTCTAATGCATTTGGTGATGATAGTGGAGCTTTGCGATCTAGAGAGTTAACCTTAGTAAGGAATAAATCAGCTGGAACACTTCAGTTGGAAGTTCCCATTGTTGAGAAAAGATCACTGtcctcaaaagtttcaaacGAAAGTCAGCAAACAAGCCCTATATTAAGCTCTAATGTATCCAGTGATAATATGTCTTTAAGATCAAGAAGGTCAGTCTTAAAACGTGGGAAGTCGATTAATAAGAAAAAGCCGCTTGCTCCAAAAACCGTAAATGAAACTGGGCAAGTTGACTTGGAAAGCTCTCTGTTCACCTCCAAATATGATTATACGCCTCAAAGATCCGGAGAAAGGTCTCTACCAAAGGAGGCAACTGCAGAGAAGTTTCAGTTCCGTACTCCGATTGCCCAGAAAAAGACTCTTACACCAAAGTCCACAAAGAAAAGTATGGATGATGACTTAGAGGGTCCTATCCCGAACACCAATGCATCCgaagaagaaaataagtctCCAAAGTCTAGAAGACTTACAACTCCCAGAAAATGTGTCAGCTGTTCCGACTGTAGTTCTGAGACTCCACGTCAAGCTTTTAAGGACTCGAGCCAGTTCAGTAAAGCAACGAAGAGGAAGCTGTGGGAGCCAATCGAGTCTACTAGTGAAAGTGGGGGAAAGAAAATTCATCGAAAAAGGTCTAGACTTGTCGCTCCTAATTTGATCAAGTCTAGTAAAATCAATAAGAACATATccagacatcattttagaaagcaaaaggaaattttgaaatcaaagaaaaaatttgaaaatccaaaGCTTAGCCTTCGGAGTCAGTTTCCTGGCGAGTCAAAACAGAGTGCTTCAGGTACAAGAAAAGCAAAAGTGAGTGAAGAGAGAAACAAGAAAGCTCACTTAAGAGATACTAGAACAACCATGGATGACCTCagatttaaaacattttcatcTCGAATTCGCGATTTATCCGCTAAGACGGAAAGACAGCCTCTCCGTAATCTGTCTGGTTTACCTTCATCAATCGCTAACGCTTTGCGCGAAAGCGATAGCGATGATGATGACGAAGGTGCCGATTTTTTGCTTCATTTGTGA